cgtgtcttcattattaaagaatatttcaaaaatagtgaaagcttggcggctgcagttcgaaaatttcatacaaaatatggtcgtaatagtgttttaacttcgtcaactgtgaagagattaattgaaaaattcatggagactggatccgttggagacgccaaacacactggtcgtccaaaaacaagccgttcaaatgtgaatgtagaagcagtgcgtgagagtgttgctgacaatccaggatcctcaatttcaagaacctctctacagcgtatactcaccaaagatctctgtcttcatgcttacaaaattcaattaacacaacaattgaagcctaacgaccatggacagagaagagagttcgttgaatggattattgaccATCAACatatggaccctgatttttcgagcaaaatcatcctaagcgatgaagcacattttcatcttgatggctttgtcaatcgccaaaattgcagcatttggggttcggagaacccacatgtgattgtcgaaaaacaaatccatccacaacgcgtgactgtatggtgtgcaTTTTGGGctggcataattgggccatagttttttgaaaatgatgctggtcaagcagtgactgttactggtgctcgatatcgcgacatgattacacagttctttctgccaaaattggatgatattgatgtgtccaatatgtggtttcaacaagacggtgccacatatCATACAGCCcgttaaacaattcaattactgcatgagacatttccaggtcgtgtactctctcgtttcggtgatcaaaattggcctcctagatcgtgtgatttaacaccattagacttctttttatagggttatttgaaatcacaagtctatgtcaacaagcccataaccacccgtgcattaaaggaggagattcaacgctgcatcaacgaaattcagccacatttatgcagaatggtcatggaaaatttcaacaaaagagtgcgcatgtgcatgcaaatcttgcgttaattttgggacaccctttatacaGTTTCTTAATTCAATCAATATTAACTGAAAATGTATTGTCTTTTATGATACAGGTTTGTAATAAGCTAGCTATACACGATCGAGTCGATTTAATATCATAGAATGGACATACATCATAAATGCACATTTGTGGTTTTCTGTTGTCTCGAAGTTTAACCGCTATCCCCACATAAGTTGACTGTATtcatatttcgagaaattctacAATTGGTTCACTTCATTTGAGAAGTTCTTTTATTGGAGGTCCGCccctaaataataaaatacagtggtaaataaaatcagaataaaagaatattaaagaGAAATGTATAATCCTAACGTGGTTGGGTGAGcatcttttaaaaactcttgCAATTTTCACCCACGTTTATTTCTTGTTTAATCTTATTATGTGCTGAAATTAAAGAACATTGCTTATTCCAACTTGTACACAATTATGGGCACTAAGCATTAaacgaacataaaaaatccaatCACATTATGTTTGGCAAGAAGTAAAAACAGTAATATTTGAATTATGCAAAATAATGAtttcttaatattaaaaaaaaaaaacaaaaacaagatcaattttcaaaacataagtACTGAGTTGAAAGCTGCGAAAGTGAAGAAAACCAATCCTCAAAATGACTTCAACTTTAAGTTTGACATTAACTCTAGAGTTGATAGACTGCGAAACTTGAGACCAATTTAAAAAGAGTGAAAAAAGGGCTCTGAAAAGTTCCGGATCAATCTGCGGGGTGTTTTTATTGGAACTGCGGCGTAGGTCCATTGATCATATTGATGGAATCctgaataaagaaaaataggTTGAAATACTTGAGACCACAATACTACCATTGGCCGAAAAATGCTATGACTGGCCATTGTCTGGTCCCGGATTAAGTCCTATCGAGTACGTATACAATGACGTCAAAATGCCGTAAGCTTAAGAAACGTAACAACTTCAGATGCTTTAGTCGCAAGTGTGAAGGAAGCCTGAAAAGATATCAACACCTTTTCGAGTCCATGCAAAGACGAAGTGCAGCAGCGTTGAAGCAGCGAGGGTATCCGATCAAATATTAAACAGTCAACATAAAAAACCCaactgaaaatatttgttgttactttttcttgttaatttgccttttgtttctaattagttggcTTAGACAAATTAGAGGTGtagatattaaaaaatcttaGTACCTAtgaacatttgaaaaatattgtgatattttcaaacaaagtacatatttcaaattttatgaaagtaagttttgaaattgaaaaagaatcccTTCCATAAAACAGATTGGATTCTAATAAGCTGTGGTACCCGTGGCCTAATGGATAGTGTACTGGAcagtcatgccagaggtcttgggttcgatgcctgcctatgccatctaaagtctttttcgcgggtactgcttcttgcgaggaattgacaaattctccgagagtaattcttgttatgaaaagtgctttttcaaatttgccgttcggattcaactttaagaaaaactgtaggtcccctccattcctgacaacagtacctgcacacaggaatggttgagagttgtaagtcactcggccctagttctcaacgaactgttgcgccacccaatttatttattctaataaGCTACCAATGGATGTAATATAATTGTTTCAAGAGCTATCAATAGGTTTAATAAAACCACAAGTCTCACAACACTTTTACAAAAGTTGACGCGGTCACATAAATGATTTAATAGACTAGACGTCTAGAAACGACAGGTTGTTTTCATAGCTCAAACATTCAGATTAAAAGGTGTTTGAAAGGCCTAACGTAAGGAATATTTCTCTAAGTGGTTCTTGGTTCGAAATTTTGATGATACATTTTAATGATTTGTAAATGCTTTTAAATCggggatttttcaaaattagaagTTTGGCTATAGGGTGTTCCACAGTGTAAACTCTAAAATGTGGAGACACAATTAAgcaaacctacaaaattttacaaaagcaaacaatggagctttgttttttattgcaaaaaaaactaccaGGAATACACTTTCTCATTCGCATTAGGTATTTAATGCCCTTACCTATCGTCAGTTACTTCGatttaaatacaatattgaTTTGAAGGGTTGAACTTTCTACTTACGGGATCAATCAGCCTCAAACCtttcaaaatgtataaatatttcttttaaagactttttcaaaaaacttggcaCTTAGCAAAATCGaagaattagatttttctagtAAATTTGCTATTCTGGGTCGCTTTCTGAAGCACTTGCTGTTATGGCATGCTAATGCTCTTGTGCTTTTACTATTTGTTTAATTCGTTAAGGGTTCTAATTGGTTgtcgtcaaaattttcaaattaagtcTTTTAAGTCCCCAATTAAATGACCTAAatacatatttccaaaaaatgaaTCTTTAAGTTGGTGCTTATCATTCAAGTATTCATAGGGGTTCGTTTTCTCAAATGTAAACACAAATAATATGGTTTCATGAATTTTCATCGATTAACTCTTCTTACCTTCTCTATTCGCCAGGTGTTGGAAAATCATGTCTGTTATTGCAATTCACCGACAAGCGATTCCAGCCTGTTCATGATCTTACCATTGGAGTTGAATTCGGAGCACGAATGATAACAATCgatggaaaacaaattaaactacaAATTTGGGATACTGCTGGTCAGGAAGCATTTaggtaagaaaaataatattatttcaatttttcttgttgttaaTGTGATCaattattttgataagaaaatttgtttgtttcatcGATAATCAAAATCGAGACAAAGCCAAAGATTTGCCTTATATTTGAtgtgtatataaaatttattttgtattgtagatCGATCACACGTTCATATTATCGTGGAGCTGCTGGAGCATTGCTTGTTTATGACATCACAAGACGCGAGACATTTAATCATTTGACAACTTGGTTGGAAGATGCTAGACAACACTCGAATTCAAATATGGTTATTATGCTGATTGGCAACAAGAGGTAAGTTAACAAGAAAATGAGGTCAAtaggaaaaagaaataatttaattgaatttttctttgtttttttttttttatcaaaatgagtcATGAAATTCACTTTCGCTGTAAACAATTTCAAGTTTTGATTATGCATTAttgatgtaaatatttatatttattgttgtaGTTTATTGCGCATCTATCTGTTTGAACGTGCATTTTGTATTACTTCACAAAACAAAGACCATATCAAACGAGTAATTTCACAAGAAATTAGAATAAAGGGAAAGAGAGATAACATTATAATTGGGAAAGTTTCCAGATAACACTAGTTTTCCATTAGATATGTAGAgtgataagaaaaaataatgagCTTGTCAACGATTCAGAGAGAAAATATACTTAATCCTTTCATCAAGTTgggaaatcaaaattaaaaagtaaagtatAGTTTATCCAATAGAATATGATTAACATACAGATTCAACTAATAATGCCAGAAGATGAATTTAAGgattttcatattattattttcttttgaacttttttagTTAGATTTTAGGGTGGTTtatacagatatggacattaaaacaGAAACAccaaacaatgttttaaaaattcaattttttattgacttaaagagatttttttcaagttttgtcttcattttcttatttttttcttacaaactaAAATTACCCTTTATTTATggtaaaattataagaaaagaacaaatttggtggacattaaaatagatacaaagatttaaaacaaaattaaaacaaatgcaaagctattctggattttaaacttattttaatacgTGGTAGTATAGCCCTTAGCTTTAACTACAGTGTGACATCTGTTGGACATTGAGTCAAATAATTGGCGgcatctgtcaattgaaatCTTGTGCCACTCCTGTTGAACCATTCTCCACAGTtcggctttattttttgttaaatgtttcccaACCGCGCATTTTAAATCTCATCCAAAATGTTCTATGGCATTTAAGTCAGGCAATTGGGATGGCCACTCCAATACGCTGATTTGCTGgcctttaaaatacttttgagcagatttggaCGTGtgcttagggtcgttgtcttgctATAGAATACATTTGAGAGGCATATTCTCGtccgcataaggcagcatcgaATCCTTCATGATATTtaccttcatattttgatccattataccctcaatcaaatgtattggtTTAACGCCATATCaagaaaattaattccaaattaTGATACTGACGCCACCACTCTTGACCGTTTTCTGGATGCCTTCTAACGGTCTTAATAAGTTAACTTCAACAAGTCTTCTACGAACAATTCTGGAAATTATTGGaagctgtagtttgttttttatttcctttgaagacttgtaaggATCTTTCAATATTCTCTTGGGGGTTATTTTGCTTGGGTTTTCCCTCTGTTTTTTGGCTTTCAGtggtcaaattgcttttgcaatcaaTTCGGAAGATATGCTCGTTATTCTGACTATTTCTCTCAAATATTTTCCCTCACTTCGTAGAACTAAAATTATAGCTTTCTCTTCTAGGGAACACAGCTTACTGCGACCTAATGCCTCCTAAAGTGAActtattgttttgtaaaagtaaaaaaaatattaaaagttaatatttttgatattagtTAAATatgtgatatttaaaaaacacagtCGTACCTAAAAAACggttcatctccaaacaatcaacaagcaaaaaaaacatgttatttTGCTTAAGAaagtctaactttttttttgataacggtcaaaactacttctaatgcatggtgttgttttaatttggtttacTCTTAGCATAGTATTATACTAAGCTTCCCCATTTCGATTTAGGTCTGTGTATTTTAACCTTAAAAAGTATCTACTTTTAGGGGTTATGAACAATTAGAGGACTCTTAATACTTCCTACTAATAAACCATGAGTGAGAACAAGAAGTCCTCTTTCAAAATTTCTATAAACACTACATTTGAAGTTTTAATACTGCGGGAGTTTAGGGCTCCTTACCTGTACTTTAGCGCATCCTTTTTCCCCTCAGAAGCCTAAGCTTATCGTCAAgctaaatagaaaaaacaacatcttaagaaacaaaaagtaattatcATGTATTGAACAGTAATTTTTAGGATcgacattaaataaaatgctacattttaaaatgcgtcaaatttaaaagttctttgtgtcTTTTGGTGTTGAgacatattataaaaaattcaagCAGATTATTTTATGACTTGCATAAATCTTACTCCAGTGATGCAATGTAGATGTTGCAcacttcaagttgggtgaggttactTTCCTCTTGTGCGCATAACCTGatccgcggccttcctctacttTTCTGACTTGTCGACGTAGATTCAAAGACTTACTGGGACTGAGCGTTGTTGTTACGTTACCCAGCCATCTCTGTCATTGGCATTTTATACTTTTGGCAAAGTCGACGTCGCTGTACAGAACGTCTTTCCATTTTCTTTTCCACGTCTTTCCGCCGTCTATACACATGGGACCGTAGATttcacgaagaacttttctgtcGACAAAAATCTTAGGTGATTTTATCAGCAGCTTTGGTCATAGTCtctgcttctgcaccgtatagacGGAAGGGTCTTATGTAGCAATACTTTGGTTGCCTTGGACAAGTGAACTGGgagtaaaaaattaatgaacaatTTCACCGAAGCAGACTTGGAAATCACTTGAATTCTTTGGATTCACATAAAGTCTttgcattcatttaaatttttttgaattctttgctTCCTTTTGAAGTCTTTGCGCTATTTTCAAATCCTTGCATTTTTTAGAAGTATTCGTCTTCTTTTAATTCGTTGAATTCACTTGAACTCTTTGAATTTGCTTAAAGTCTTTGCATTtgcttaaaattggtaaaatggTTGGTTTATGTTTCGAAGTATGATTAATACGTAGACAACTTCTAACACTAAACTGACTGCACGGTAGTTAGCCAGGCACATTCAAGGGgtttaaaacattaattggaTAGTCAGTTGCTTCGTcttcattttttatatatacagtAAACAAATTAGAATGAATGAATTGTTTCAATGACTTCATTCTGAGTTATGTAGTGTAGGTCATCTATGTACATGTTTATTTTAAGGCTCTTAAATTGTTCGCTCACTTAACTATTcactatttttgtaattattaatgATGGTTGGGAATACTTTGTTGATAAGCTCGTGTTCGATGAGATAAGGTTACAGCAATGGAACTCTCATGTTTGTTgtcatttgaaaattctttacaAAACTCCATTGATTCGATTATTTGAGGAAAGCTTTTATTTCGTGTTAGGCAGAAATCGCTAGACAGTAAAATCGTTGCTCCTCCAAAATATCTCCAGTCATTGCGTAGATCTTTTAATTTTCGCTTAAGTTCTTCTATGCGCATTTATGTACCTTTGTGCATTGGTCCTAGATCATGATTTTCGATGCTGATGGCTAAAACTACTTACATGAGGAATGTCTTAACGATTCTACCACGGCAGCATCAATTGCCTTCATTAATGTATCATcaacttcatttttgtttgggaTTCAACGATTTATAGTGACTGGTATTTTCTTTGACACTTTATGTCACGTTACATGGGacaaaaagtatcctatgttcgTCTCCTGGTTCTAAGCAACCTACCACAAATTGTCAGCTAAATCATAACTGGTACGACTttgttttacatacatatgtatataaattcgAGTTAAATTGGTCTTGTGTTTTAGAATCTAATATAAGAATTTGAATGGTACATTATTTTACAgtataaaacattatttagCTTAATTTATCATTAGTTTATAcagttatatttataattttttaaactcaaacataaataaatattatttttttaaattatatattattttaacagTGATTTGGATTCGCGAAGAGAAGTGAAAAAAGAGGAAGGAGAAGCTTTTGCTCGTGAGCACGGTCTTGTTTTTATGGAAACTTCAGCCAGAACTGCTGCCAACGTCGAAGAAGCTTTCATTAATACCGCCAAggagatttatgaaaaaattcaaGAAGGTGTCTTTGATATCAATAACgaggtatttatatttatttatcctTTTGTTTGTTATCATTTAACTAATTTCCTTAACAATTATCTTTTAGGCAAATGGTATCAAAATTGGACAGCAACATTCCCCGACAAATCCAGCTTTGCCTGGCTCCGGAAGTCAGGGTGGACCAGCTGGAGGCAGTTGTTGTTAGGAGTAAcactgtcatttttttttacaacttttaagtttttttttcaataacaaacaaataagaaaaaaaaaaaaacaaaatacaaaatcaaaccaaactaaacaaaaacttttaacataaagtgaacatttaaaaaagaaaaaccttttaaataaaacataattaaataaacaaaaaaatacaaaatacaattgtGTGACACTTTTcaactacaaaatataaattattacttCCAATTTAaggtataataataaaaatacaaaaatacaaataattttcttttttatacataatattGAATTTGCATTGGTAAgctctttaaattaaaacaaatttaaaaataaaagactacGCATATAAGAGAACTGAAATGCGAACATTAAAAAACCTATTCCAAacgaaaaacataattaaataattacaaCTATTGTGTCGTACTATGTATTAGGTTAAtatgagatttttaaaaattcaattttctacgTTACTTGTGCAAttctaatatttgttttaaaaatttaatgtttgattactctttaaatcaaattgaaaattatgaaattgtcgtttagtttagtttgttttttcctCGATTTATTACTTCTGCTCCTTTCCACCTCCAAGGTTTTCAATagattatataaagaaataatgttCTTGTTCAGTAGGGTTTTGCCAAGCTGCTTAAAACTGCTTGTCTAGAATCTAGAAATCTAAATAAATCACTCAAATAAACAACACACACCACACACATTTGTATTGCTTTGCGTGCTTTATttctgtttattatttttaattttttgttttgtttattcattCTAAGtggcactttttattttttataataaaaaatatttttaagtaaatttcatAATATATAcactgatttatatttttatttttacataatatTGTACAAggaaaactataaacaaaaatacaatataaaattattaaatttgatagAGTGGAAGAAGGATTTAAGATTAATTGATTATTTTCagtaaattaaagaataatataaatgaattatgtatagtatttatataattaaataaataaataaatgtaaaacacACACACGCGTACATATACAAATTAAaccaataaaatacaattattcaaaaaataaattgttttgtttttttcatttcaactaGAGAATTCCCAGTTAGCGCTTAGCTGATCTAAAAATTGTTCAGACTTATCAGCTGTGTTCATTATAGCGGCACGACGTTTTATTAAGCTTTGATTTGATgccatttttatgaaaacccaATAAGAATTTGCCGAAGTTAGGAgccatttttatagttttttttttcagtcacAAATCTGAATGACCGCCTAGAAATAtgctcaattttgtttttgagaatgtttAAGCCACTTTTTTGGAGCTTGTAGTTGGTGTAcgaaaaagttttatatacCAAAATGATCGTTTATTTGTCAagaatgtaaataaatttgaattttgaaaatcggtttgaaaatataaatgatatgcccgatttttcaaaatatttgcatttttttatatttctacgTATAAAACGCTTAATATctatgatttaattatttttatttttttatattctttgtaaCAAATAaagctttctaaaaatatatcatttatttaaatcgGTTAAGTATTTTTCAAGTTACAGCCGATTTAGTGCTGTTTAAAcgataatttttcgattttcctTGCATTTacctgaaaaaatattttgcaagatataaaatttttttaattaaaataacattgcAAATTGTTTCTATGGGTAAATGAAGcatattcaaataatatttttttttttataaaaatagcgaATCGatcaattttcattaatttgaatttttaacggAATCGATTTGTGATTGAGATTATGACGTTTATAGGGGGCgtgcaaaaagaaataaggcatcaAAATTATCGTTATTTTACTGACTTTCAATACAACAACACAAAATCATAGAGAACAGTAGTGCTGAGCCAAGTTCTGGATTTTTAAACCCAGTGTAATTTTATAACCAATacagttaaaattttaacaaattttatttttaaagcaaagttTCTGAGATGCAAcacttcaaaaatcaaaaaaccgttATTGAATTACTAACAGATTATCAAAATTATGAAGCACTTGTAGACATCTCAGATTCTTGAAACTTTGCACATTTTAGTCTGGGGGTGGCGGGAGGGGTACATACTTTTAATATAAGTAATATTACCACTTAAAAGTGTTTTAgaataatgaattttttaaaagcggTAGgcttataaagggtgttttttaagaaaCCTGGCCATGCTTCTTTCGgtagattttttgacagctgtcatttgatgTATGATCAGCTTGGTTtacaattcataaaataaatagctTTTATCCTGGAAAACGTTTGGagtaaattcattttcaaaatattggttcCTTTTGCTCGAAGTTttgaaacaatcaattttttgaagaaaacttttggtGAGTGCATTAGCTCACGTCGCGTGCGTCCTGTGCCTATGGGGGGCCTTttataatgtaatttttttaaaaaaagatcttaAGTTTCAAATAATTATGTAGTTTTACTGATTAAGAGTTCAAAATTCACAGCATTCAACAATCTGAGTTAGATGTACATTAAGCATAAAACTAGTTCGAATGCTATTTAACCAGAATGTAACGATGAGTCGTAGGAGACCGGTCAGTGGATGCGTTTTTTTAAGGGGAATCAGGACAAGTTTGTAAAACAAATCCTTTCCATTGATGCCCGTTTGGTTGAATCTGCGAAATTAGTCACTGGAAATCAAGccccaaaagaaaaaatgaaataaggccctaacaaaatttgtacaaaacaacaacaatgaatATTCTTGAATTTGGGgtgttatttcattttttggggaccttatttaattttttggggCCTTATTTCATTATGAAATAAGGTCTCAATGATAAAAAACCTCAACATTAAATTTGGggctatttttttcattttattttgaaaaacaatttggggccttatttcattttgcataatttacttaaaattgccaAAACAACATTGTTTTCACAAAAAGTATTAAGAAAATCCGCTAATCGAGGACCCAGAGCTAGCAAAATACCGCTTAGTGTGGTCACAGCAATCATGTTTCAATGTAAAACCGAGGTGATGTAAGAGCTTGAAGAGAAAACCATCGTCACTCTAGTTAAATCAGATTTACGAAGTGTAGTTATTCCGGATTTGAATTATCTAGTTTATATTAATTATGAATTGTGAAAAGTTTGTGGGAAAAAGGAGGAACAGTGAATTATTGTATGTTCCTATcatccaaaaaattatattaaaaaaaatcagtgtaTAAAGATATTATTAAGTATGAGTGCTGGAGAAGATCTTATAAGGcaagaatttttgtattgccaGATGGAACTTGtgagaagtcaaaaaaattaCGTGGACCATAGCCATGAGAACATTTGAGGATTCTTACAATGAATTTAaggctttaaataaaattaaagacgaTTGCGTGGATGCAGCAAAAACTCTTGGGTGGAGTTAATGCTCTTAGCACAATAAGAGTTGCCTTTCGCAATACTTGTAACAAGTTAGAACTATTAAGTACTTCTAGAACATGAAAattcgtttattttaattttgtgatttttgataTACAGTTtgtgaattttcttaaaaaaagatttcaggAATAAACACAGAATTTCCAATTGGAAACGGTTTGGAACAATTTTGGAGTCTCAAAGAACGAGGCAAATCCAATGCCATTTTATACATCATGTACAGTTAAGGAAGGGCTGTTCATcatataaaacatattaaagaGAACATTCCAACCCACAGAAACATCTTTACGGACGGAACATTTAAAATTGTCCTGCAATGGTGTTTCAAACAACTGTTGgttatttatatacatagaaTATTTTGACGAGGTAATattaatcaattatttttaatgcttTAATTCGAGAATCGTGTTGAAACACATCAGCGAGTAACAGAATACCTGACAAAATCGCGCGATTTTTTCAGCTATTCAGTTGTTTTACACACTCGTTAAATCTTTTGACAACATTTTCGAATCATTTCGTAATATTTGTGGGGTAATATCTGAAGTTTCTTATCAAATGCGCGTTTTAAATCCTCTAAATCATGTTGTGTAGACATGCCCTTTCAGAATAAGAAAT
This window of the Eupeodes corollae chromosome 3, idEupCoro1.1, whole genome shotgun sequence genome carries:
- the LOC129951065 gene encoding ras-related protein Rab-2A, giving the protein MSYAYLFKYIIIGDTGVGKSCLLLQFTDKRFQPVHDLTIGVEFGARMITIDGKQIKLQIWDTAGQEAFRSITRSYYRGAAGALLVYDITRRETFNHLTTWLEDARQHSNSNMVIMLIGNKSDLDSRREVKKEEGEAFAREHGLVFMETSARTAANVEEAFINTAKEIYEKIQEGVFDINNEANGIKIGQQHSPTNPALPGSGSQGGPAGGSCC